The following are encoded together in the uncultured Sphaerochaeta sp. genome:
- a CDS encoding SDR family NAD(P)-dependent oxidoreductase: MNTFTEQINFEIPPVLRGLTFDGQKGLFIHRVTGKKVDLSLPSPQEFASIEEASEAWKKLLDAYTSERKVFPSVIEIAGMDLQYGLGTNYDEALRAEGVSMLPTLSPTFSRADVVRDKVVLVTGGAQGFGEGMVRSLVEHGAFVYIADMNADGAKKLSDELNWEACITVSKPLTVNVTDEKSVEAMMNQVAEETGGLDLFVSNAGVLRAGSVKLMELKDFQFVTNVDYTGFFICTKFASRLMALQNIPSASYFTDIIAISSKSGLEGSNKNGAYAGAKFGTIGLTQSFALELVEDNIKVNAICPGNFLDGPLWSDPKRGLFVQYLEAGKVPGAKSVADVRRFYESKVPMNRGCRTEDVMRALLYIVEQTYETGQAVPVTGGQVMLN, from the coding sequence ATGAATACGTTTACAGAACAGATTAACTTTGAAATTCCCCCAGTGCTTCGTGGCTTGACCTTTGATGGTCAGAAGGGTTTGTTTATACACCGTGTCACTGGCAAGAAGGTGGACCTTTCCCTGCCATCTCCACAAGAGTTTGCAAGTATCGAAGAGGCATCTGAAGCTTGGAAAAAGCTGCTCGATGCTTACACTTCAGAGAGGAAGGTTTTCCCTTCTGTAATAGAGATTGCAGGGATGGACCTGCAGTACGGACTGGGTACTAACTACGATGAGGCCCTCAGGGCGGAAGGGGTAAGCATGCTCCCCACCCTTTCTCCTACATTCAGCCGGGCAGATGTCGTTCGAGACAAGGTAGTCTTGGTCACCGGTGGTGCACAGGGATTTGGGGAGGGCATGGTTCGCTCCCTTGTTGAGCATGGAGCCTTTGTCTATATAGCCGACATGAATGCAGATGGGGCAAAAAAGCTCAGCGATGAGTTGAACTGGGAAGCCTGTATCACGGTTTCCAAACCACTCACGGTCAATGTAACCGATGAGAAGAGTGTCGAGGCTATGATGAATCAGGTAGCTGAAGAGACCGGGGGATTGGATCTGTTTGTCTCCAATGCAGGTGTGCTTCGTGCCGGTTCAGTGAAGCTGATGGAGCTGAAGGATTTCCAGTTCGTTACCAACGTTGATTACACTGGATTCTTTATCTGCACAAAGTTTGCCTCCAGACTGATGGCTTTGCAGAATATTCCCAGTGCCTCGTATTTTACGGATATTATAGCCATCTCCAGTAAGTCCGGATTGGAAGGTTCCAATAAGAATGGCGCCTATGCCGGTGCCAAATTTGGGACCATCGGGCTCACACAGAGCTTTGCTTTGGAGTTGGTAGAGGATAACATTAAGGTCAACGCAATCTGTCCGGGCAACTTCCTTGATGGTCCGCTTTGGTCGGATCCTAAGAGAGGGTTGTTCGTGCAGTACCTGGAAGCTGGAAAGGTTCCAGGAGCGAAAAGTGTTGCTGATGTAAGAAGGTTCTATGAATCGAAGGTGCCGATGAATCGTGGATGTCGCACAGAGGACGTCATGAGGGCACTTCTCTACATAGTCGAACAGACCTACGAGACAGGTCAGGCGGTTCCCGTAACCGGTGGCCAGGTCATGCTTAATTAG